One region of Salinibacterium sp. TMP30 genomic DNA includes:
- a CDS encoding rhodanese-like domain-containing protein, with amino-acid sequence MNTISTKALSELTNPVIIDVREPFEYVSGHAPAAASIPLGELVARVEEIDRDNTVYVICESGRRSGQAVEWLSAQGFDAVNVEGGTSAWRDSDLPVKKEN; translated from the coding sequence ATGAACACCATTAGCACCAAAGCTCTCTCCGAACTCACGAATCCCGTAATCATCGACGTGCGCGAACCCTTCGAATACGTTTCCGGGCATGCGCCTGCCGCAGCGAGCATTCCGCTCGGCGAACTTGTTGCCCGCGTCGAAGAAATCGACCGCGACAACACCGTTTACGTTATTTGCGAAAGCGGAAGACGCAGCGGCCAAGCCGTCGAATGGCTCAGCGCTCAAGGCTTCGACGCCGTCAACGTTGAGGGCGGCACATCGGCATGGCGCGACTCAGATCTACCCGTGAAGAAGGAGAACTAG
- a CDS encoding metal-sensitive transcriptional regulator has translation MAVNTTRNDVDSPTGHDPEAMRKVMNRLKRAEGQLRALTESIGAESNCKDVVTQLAAVSKALDRAGYMIIANALKSCAVDDADGEGSHDGMTADDIEKLFLSLA, from the coding sequence ATGGCCGTCAACACAACACGCAACGATGTCGATTCCCCGACCGGCCACGACCCCGAAGCCATGCGCAAGGTCATGAATCGCCTCAAGCGGGCCGAAGGACAACTGCGAGCCCTCACTGAGTCGATCGGCGCAGAATCGAACTGCAAAGACGTGGTCACCCAGCTCGCCGCAGTAAGCAAAGCGCTTGACCGCGCCGGCTACATGATCATCGCCAACGCACTCAAGTCCTGCGCCGTCGATGATGCGGATGGCGAAGGAAGTCACGATGGAATGACAGCAGACGACATCGAGAAACTGTTCCTCAGCCTCGCCTAG
- the radA gene encoding DNA repair protein RadA — translation MARTVSNFRCTECGWSSIKWVGRCGECQQWGTVIDSGEATGVTKRVATVAVAEKSAARSITEIGAESVAHWPSGINEFDRVLGGGVVPGAAILLSGEPGVGKSTLLLEVASRAAASGQRVLYVTAEESVSQVRLRAERTNALHPSLYLAAETDLGTILGQIDHVKPQLVIVDSVQTVASAATEGIAGGPSQVREVASTLIRVSKDRNLPVLLVGHVTKDGSIAGPRLLEHLVDVVLQFEGDRQTALRFVRAHKNRFGSTDEVGCFEMTGEGIAEVSDPSGLFLSHARRPVSGTCVTIALEGRRALPVEVQALIVKSQAPQPRRVVNGVDASRVAMLLAVLERRAGIPLSGFDVYVSTVGGIRVTEPGADLAIALAIASAYKDKAYPAAMAVVGEISLAGEIRPASSAKQRLAEAARLGFGTVIDSEASHIREALRLAFAGAIDERVDIPEF, via the coding sequence ATGGCCCGAACTGTAAGTAATTTTCGCTGCACTGAGTGCGGCTGGTCGAGCATCAAATGGGTAGGCCGCTGCGGCGAATGCCAACAGTGGGGCACCGTGATCGACTCCGGCGAGGCCACCGGAGTCACCAAACGCGTCGCCACCGTCGCTGTTGCAGAGAAGAGTGCGGCACGATCCATCACCGAGATTGGTGCTGAGTCAGTGGCTCATTGGCCGAGCGGCATCAACGAGTTCGACCGTGTACTCGGCGGCGGCGTCGTGCCCGGGGCGGCGATTCTGTTGAGCGGCGAACCCGGCGTCGGTAAATCCACACTGCTCCTTGAGGTCGCATCGCGAGCGGCGGCATCCGGCCAGCGTGTGCTCTACGTCACCGCAGAAGAGTCGGTCAGTCAAGTACGGCTGCGCGCCGAACGCACCAATGCCCTGCACCCGTCGCTCTACCTCGCTGCCGAAACCGATCTCGGCACCATCCTCGGACAAATCGATCACGTTAAGCCGCAACTCGTGATCGTCGACTCGGTGCAAACCGTTGCCTCCGCCGCAACAGAAGGTATCGCGGGCGGCCCATCGCAAGTACGTGAAGTTGCCTCCACCCTCATCCGTGTCAGCAAAGACCGCAACCTTCCCGTGCTGCTCGTCGGTCACGTCACCAAAGACGGCAGCATCGCCGGGCCCCGACTGCTCGAACACCTTGTGGATGTCGTGCTGCAGTTCGAAGGCGACCGCCAGACCGCTCTGCGTTTCGTTCGCGCGCACAAAAACCGTTTCGGCTCCACCGACGAAGTTGGCTGCTTCGAGATGACCGGCGAAGGCATCGCCGAAGTCTCCGACCCCAGCGGTCTGTTCCTCTCCCACGCCCGCCGACCGGTCAGCGGCACCTGCGTCACCATCGCCCTCGAAGGCCGACGCGCGCTTCCCGTCGAAGTGCAGGCACTGATCGTCAAGTCGCAGGCTCCGCAACCGCGTCGCGTCGTCAACGGTGTTGATGCGTCACGAGTAGCGATGCTGCTCGCGGTGCTCGAGCGGCGAGCGGGGATTCCGCTCTCGGGATTCGACGTTTATGTATCCACTGTTGGCGGCATCCGAGTCACCGAACCGGGTGCAGACCTTGCCATCGCATTGGCCATTGCTAGCGCATACAAAGACAAGGCTTATCCCGCCGCAATGGCCGTGGTCGGTGAGATCAGTCTCGCCGGCGAGATTCGGCCAGCGTCCTCCGCAAAACAGCGCCTTGCTGAAGCTGCCAGGCTCGGCTTCGGCACCGTCATTGATTCCGAAGCGTCGCACATTCGGGAAGCCCTAAGGCTGGCATTCGCCGGGGCCATCGACGAACGCGTCGACATCCCCGAGTTCTAG
- a CDS encoding DUF2510 domain-containing protein yields MSVTVTLFNVEDNSFGVPAGWYPDPLGLPQLRWWDAQAWTEHTSDARAPIVVQPTTKLAFADDDYDDDVDELPSRRDQRDRERGDSKDYLVTETRSEPETETAPVHDELSAQPLLAMTLRELEAPLEEPQEANEPQLLPKAAAGHANTMPGASTLSAYAEEEEAPKREIRQHRTYNAAVWLIALLPLVQLLTSMFLIAYAGLGDNLPLLLVVWIAPYVVVLGLAAYDNLLLQVWGHERPANAAWAFLTAPVYLVIRGIRTMRETGKGIAPIATWSATLVSLVIGMLVLPGLVISLIPQTFSTQIEQSVEAQAATLGANIELDCPSTPPVLIGETFTCRAVKPDNGQRDSILVSLQRENGWISWRVEDWGLWTLFG; encoded by the coding sequence GTGTCTGTGACAGTTACTCTGTTCAACGTGGAAGACAACAGTTTCGGTGTGCCAGCGGGATGGTACCCAGACCCTCTGGGTTTGCCCCAGTTGCGCTGGTGGGATGCCCAAGCCTGGACTGAGCACACCTCAGACGCTCGAGCCCCTATCGTCGTGCAGCCAACAACCAAGTTGGCCTTTGCCGATGACGATTACGATGACGACGTCGATGAACTGCCGTCTCGCCGTGACCAACGGGACCGCGAACGCGGTGACTCCAAGGACTATCTGGTCACGGAGACTCGCAGCGAACCCGAGACTGAGACCGCCCCTGTTCATGACGAACTGAGTGCACAGCCACTGCTCGCGATGACACTGCGTGAGCTTGAGGCGCCGCTCGAAGAACCCCAAGAGGCCAACGAGCCTCAGTTGCTTCCTAAGGCGGCCGCGGGCCACGCAAACACGATGCCCGGGGCATCAACGCTGAGCGCCTATGCCGAAGAAGAAGAAGCGCCGAAGCGTGAGATTCGCCAACACCGCACCTACAACGCCGCTGTGTGGCTCATCGCACTACTGCCTCTCGTGCAGTTGTTGACGAGTATGTTCTTGATTGCATATGCGGGCCTTGGTGATAACTTGCCGCTGCTGCTTGTCGTGTGGATTGCGCCGTACGTTGTTGTTCTTGGTCTCGCAGCCTATGACAACCTGCTCCTGCAGGTGTGGGGTCACGAACGACCAGCGAATGCAGCATGGGCGTTCCTTACTGCACCGGTCTATCTGGTGATTCGCGGCATCCGCACGATGCGGGAAACGGGTAAGGGAATCGCACCGATCGCTACGTGGTCGGCAACCCTTGTTTCTCTTGTCATCGGGATGCTTGTTCTTCCGGGGCTCGTTATTTCGCTCATTCCTCAGACCTTCAGCACCCAGATCGAACAGTCGGTTGAGGCGCAAGCTGCAACTCTGGGCGCAAATATTGAGCTCGATTGCCCCTCAACTCCACCGGTGCTTATCGGGGAGACCTTTACGTGTCGTGCAGTAAAGCCAGATAACGGTCAGCGTGACTCGATTCTGGTGAGCTTGCAGCGCGAGAACGGCTGGATCAGCTGGCGCGTAGAAGACTGGGGCCTCTGGACCCTCTTCGGCTAA
- a CDS encoding SseB family protein: MDSSSSAAQSAEFSSPMLAQALETGDPVAVALALRNDRVIVPMLSDGNEGDAQVRVFRRGDADKYMLLLFSSVDTYVAMLPEETDHQVVAYGADDLRGFLETNRGVLESVWFDVAGPHTMQASPDDILDALTLS, encoded by the coding sequence ATGGATTCTTCTTCCTCGGCGGCGCAGAGCGCCGAATTTAGCTCCCCCATGCTTGCCCAAGCATTGGAGACTGGAGACCCCGTTGCGGTAGCCCTCGCGCTTCGCAATGACAGAGTCATTGTCCCGATGCTCAGCGACGGCAACGAAGGCGACGCTCAAGTGCGAGTATTCCGTCGCGGGGATGCCGACAAGTACATGCTCCTGCTGTTTTCCTCGGTCGACACGTACGTTGCGATGCTGCCCGAAGAGACCGACCATCAGGTCGTCGCCTATGGGGCAGATGATCTGCGGGGCTTCCTCGAGACCAATCGGGGAGTCTTGGAATCGGTCTGGTTCGACGTGGCTGGCCCGCACACCATGCAGGCGTCACCCGATGACATTCTGGATGCCCTAACACTCTCGTGA
- a CDS encoding amino-acid N-acetyltransferase → MTPFSVRPATTADVRTIQSLVEPFVNERILLGKDLVVFFEAVQEFRVAVAADGTVIGCGALHVMWQDLAEVRTLAVASDWLGKGVGHALLEQIERDAHRLGLERLFCLTFETDFFTRHGFEPVNEELVDPAVFAQLSLSPDEGVAEFLDLSRVKPNTLGNTRMLKRL, encoded by the coding sequence GTGACCCCATTCAGTGTTCGCCCTGCCACGACAGCCGATGTGCGGACAATTCAGTCTCTCGTTGAGCCGTTCGTAAACGAACGCATTCTGCTCGGTAAAGACCTCGTCGTCTTCTTCGAAGCAGTGCAAGAGTTTCGCGTAGCGGTAGCCGCAGACGGCACCGTCATCGGATGCGGGGCCCTGCACGTGATGTGGCAAGACCTCGCCGAAGTTCGAACGTTGGCTGTGGCATCCGACTGGCTGGGGAAGGGTGTTGGACACGCACTGCTTGAACAGATCGAGCGCGATGCCCACAGGCTCGGTCTAGAGCGACTCTTTTGCCTCACCTTCGAAACCGACTTCTTCACCCGCCATGGCTTTGAGCCGGTGAACGAAGAGCTTGTCGATCCCGCTGTCTTCGCGCAATTGTCGCTGTCTCCCGATGAGGGGGTCGCCGAATTCCTCGATCTTTCTCGTGTGAAACCTAATACCCTCGGCAACACGCGCATGCTGAAACGCCTTTAG
- a CDS encoding ATP-dependent Clp protease ATP-binding subunit, with product MFERFTDRARRVVVLAQEEAKMLNHNYIGTEHILLGLIHEGEGVAAKALESLGISLDSVREQVQDIIGQGQQQPTGHIPFTPRAKKVLELSLREALQLGHNYIGTEHILLGLIREGEGVAAQVLVKLGADLNKVRQQVIQLLGSFQGKEAVAVGGNDATPDKGSQVLDQFGRNLTQAARDGKLDPVIGREKEMERVMQILSRRSKNNPVLIGEPGVGKTAVVEGLALAIVHGEVPETLKDKQLYSLDLGSLIAGSRYRGDFEERLKKVTKEIRTRGDIIVFIDEIHTLVGAGAAEGAIDAASILKPLLARGELQTIGATTLDEYRKHFEKDAALERRFQSVQVHEPNLPHTINILKGLRDRYESFHKVSITDGAIVAAANLADRYVADRFLPDKAIDLLDEAGARLRLSILSAPPELREFDDKIAEVRGQKEGAIEDQDFEKAASLRDEEKKLLGERLRLEKQWKSGDVGASGIVDEGLIAEVLAAATGIPVFKLTEEESSRLIFMEKALHMRVIGQEEAISVLSKTIRRTRAGLKDPNRPSGSFIFAGPTGVGKTELAKALAEFLFDDESAMISLDMSEYGEKHTVSRLFGAPPGFVGFEEGGQLTEKVRRKPFSVVLFDEIEKAHPDIFNSLLQILEEGRLTDGQGRVVDFKNTVIIMTTNLGTKDITAGPMGFQVEGDSATSYDRMRGKVVEELKKHFKPEFLNRVDETIVFPQLSKPELLQIVDLFIKRLSERMMDRDLTVELTVPAKERLIDIGFDPALGARPLRRAVQHEVEDALSEKILHGELNAGDHVHVDFIDNTFVFTTSRQPGLPEKEPAEVEA from the coding sequence ATGTTTGAGAGATTTACCGACCGCGCCCGTCGGGTAGTCGTTTTGGCCCAAGAAGAGGCCAAGATGCTCAACCACAACTACATCGGCACGGAGCACATTCTGCTTGGCCTCATCCATGAGGGCGAGGGAGTCGCCGCGAAGGCACTCGAGTCTTTGGGCATTTCACTCGACTCTGTGCGCGAGCAGGTGCAAGACATTATTGGTCAGGGTCAGCAGCAGCCGACCGGCCACATCCCCTTCACGCCCCGTGCCAAGAAGGTACTTGAGCTGAGCTTGCGCGAAGCGCTGCAACTCGGCCACAACTACATCGGCACCGAGCACATCCTGTTGGGCCTCATCCGCGAGGGTGAAGGCGTTGCCGCCCAGGTTCTCGTCAAGCTGGGCGCAGACCTCAACAAGGTGCGTCAGCAGGTCATCCAGCTCCTCGGTAGCTTCCAAGGCAAAGAGGCTGTTGCCGTTGGCGGAAACGACGCGACGCCCGACAAGGGTTCGCAGGTTCTTGACCAGTTCGGCCGCAACCTCACTCAGGCGGCACGTGACGGCAAGCTCGACCCCGTAATCGGCCGCGAGAAGGAGATGGAACGCGTCATGCAGATCCTCTCCCGCCGCAGCAAGAACAACCCAGTGCTCATCGGCGAACCCGGTGTGGGTAAGACCGCCGTTGTTGAAGGACTCGCCCTCGCCATCGTTCACGGTGAGGTACCCGAGACACTGAAAGACAAGCAGCTCTACTCGCTCGACCTCGGATCGCTCATCGCCGGAAGCCGCTACCGCGGTGACTTTGAAGAGCGACTCAAGAAAGTAACCAAAGAGATCCGCACTCGCGGCGACATCATCGTCTTCATCGACGAAATCCACACCCTCGTTGGTGCTGGAGCGGCCGAGGGCGCCATCGATGCTGCCTCCATCCTCAAGCCGCTGCTTGCCCGCGGCGAGCTCCAGACGATCGGTGCGACCACTCTCGACGAGTACCGCAAGCACTTCGAGAAAGATGCTGCTCTCGAGCGTCGATTCCAGTCGGTGCAGGTGCACGAACCCAACCTGCCGCATACCATCAACATCCTGAAAGGGCTCCGCGACCGCTACGAGTCCTTCCACAAGGTGTCCATCACTGACGGTGCCATTGTTGCCGCAGCGAACCTCGCCGACCGCTACGTGGCCGACAGGTTCCTGCCAGACAAGGCAATTGACCTTCTGGATGAAGCAGGCGCACGCTTGCGACTCTCCATCCTTTCTGCACCCCCCGAGCTGCGTGAATTCGACGACAAGATTGCCGAAGTCCGTGGCCAAAAAGAGGGCGCAATCGAAGACCAAGACTTCGAAAAGGCCGCCAGCCTGCGCGACGAAGAAAAGAAACTGCTCGGAGAGCGCCTGCGCCTCGAGAAGCAGTGGAAGTCGGGCGACGTTGGTGCGAGCGGAATCGTGGATGAAGGCTTGATTGCCGAAGTTCTGGCAGCAGCAACCGGCATCCCCGTGTTCAAGCTCACCGAAGAAGAATCCAGCCGACTCATCTTCATGGAGAAGGCACTGCACATGCGCGTCATTGGTCAAGAGGAAGCCATCTCGGTTCTCTCCAAGACCATCCGCCGCACGCGTGCTGGACTCAAGGACCCCAACCGTCCCAGTGGTTCGTTCATCTTCGCCGGCCCCACCGGTGTCGGTAAGACCGAGCTTGCTAAGGCGCTTGCCGAATTCCTGTTCGACGACGAGTCGGCCATGATCTCGCTCGACATGAGCGAATACGGCGAGAAGCACACCGTTTCGCGCCTGTTCGGTGCCCCTCCCGGATTCGTAGGATTCGAAGAGGGAGGCCAGCTCACCGAGAAGGTACGCCGCAAGCCATTCAGCGTTGTGCTGTTCGACGAAATCGAGAAGGCTCACCCCGATATCTTCAACTCGCTCCTGCAGATCCTCGAAGAGGGTCGCCTGACCGACGGCCAGGGTCGCGTAGTGGACTTCAAGAACACCGTCATCATCATGACCACCAACCTCGGCACCAAGGACATCACCGCGGGCCCCATGGGGTTCCAGGTGGAAGGCGACTCGGCAACAAGTTACGACCGCATGCGCGGCAAGGTTGTTGAAGAGCTCAAGAAGCACTTCAAGCCAGAGTTCCTCAACCGTGTTGACGAGACCATCGTGTTCCCGCAGCTCAGCAAGCCAGAACTGTTGCAGATTGTCGATCTCTTCATCAAGCGACTCTCGGAGCGGATGATGGATCGCGACCTCACCGTTGAGCTCACTGTTCCTGCCAAGGAGCGTCTCATCGATATCGGGTTCGACCCCGCCCTCGGTGCACGACCGCTCCGCCGCGCAGTGCAGCACGAGGTAGAAGACGCCCTGAGCGAGAAGATTCTGCACGGCGAGCTCAACGCCGGCGATCACGTGCACGTTGACTTCATTGACAACACGTTCGTGTTCACCACGAGCCGCCAGCCGGGCCTCCCCGAAAAGGAACCTGCTGAGGTTGAGGCCTAA
- a CDS encoding ABC transporter substrate-binding protein, with translation MQAASGESANLDELTRALDLHMLRILVAINETGSVSAAARRLGFSQPAITQHLKRSEARLTIALVARTPRGMELTESGALLARHAPRIDAAITAAASDLTAHLGLDRGSVRLAAFPAAVASIIAPLLSRLDREFPGIHVEFSEANPDAALSAVAEGRADIALDYRYASDHTIASSSHTSADGLRSRFLLSENVLAIVPRTEADKLGATASVTTLLPFTWIGGPATCTEQLVAVAHTLDEKPSLRHDVTKTDAALALVASGIGVTFLSELALATTALPAEVIAIELQPKLRRRIYATTLDDTADTPSIAVALRLLAMREVARKTSSDRAALSQHSHLQRARFSSPPFTHPVTLTERHELRMRTSNTTLARGARASTVAVAASALLLAGCATTSTNTGDGNIDTITVALPGSLSSLYVGAESGILNYYIASITQEGLVSLDADGALQPGLAESWEQPDDLTYVYELRDDAMFQDGTPVTADDVVFSLEQARDETSSPGLSYYLGGVDTVEKTGDSEVTVTLTAPDSAFAKNMSTGGAAFITSQKFWEENNGEVGTSSSLLLGSGPYKVTEFVPDSHVYFERVDTWWGELPTVKNIDVKFIPDEGTRLLAAQSGDIDIAFNVPLAQSTQWENLDNMRVDYVNDLSYVGMYFNTTLAPFDDPKVREAFAHSVDRTTIVDKLLRGHGEVATAIATPESLGSVYSPDDARDLLASIPQYDFDLDAAAKALAASDHPDGFETDMLFPSTGPQLGSAAQSLAENLSKIGITLNVREVPIEEWLASLEPNSSYGVGLMWYFSTLGDPSEVSSYMLGEFNISNYENPEVLSLFERVGAETDPAARIDLLIEAEVLQAEDIINVPLWWGQSATAFSKNIEMSNYSSFAFISSWPATLTPAG, from the coding sequence ATGCAGGCCGCGTCAGGAGAATCCGCCAACCTTGATGAACTCACGCGTGCACTCGACCTCCACATGCTGCGCATCCTGGTCGCAATCAACGAAACCGGGAGTGTCTCCGCCGCCGCCCGCCGCCTAGGGTTCAGCCAACCCGCCATCACCCAACACCTCAAGCGCAGCGAAGCCCGCCTCACCATCGCGCTCGTCGCCCGAACACCGCGCGGTATGGAACTCACCGAAAGTGGCGCACTCCTTGCGCGTCACGCACCGCGCATCGACGCCGCAATTACCGCCGCCGCCAGCGACCTCACCGCGCACCTCGGCCTCGACCGCGGCTCCGTGCGGCTTGCCGCGTTTCCCGCCGCCGTCGCCAGCATCATCGCGCCACTACTTTCGCGCCTCGATCGCGAGTTTCCGGGCATCCATGTCGAATTCAGCGAAGCTAACCCGGATGCCGCCCTCAGCGCTGTAGCCGAAGGTCGCGCCGACATTGCGCTCGATTACCGCTATGCGAGTGACCACACCATCGCATCGAGCTCCCACACAAGTGCCGACGGACTGCGCTCCCGCTTCCTGCTCTCGGAGAACGTGCTCGCGATCGTTCCCCGCACCGAAGCCGACAAGTTGGGCGCGACCGCGAGCGTCACAACATTGCTCCCCTTTACGTGGATCGGCGGCCCGGCAACCTGCACCGAACAACTCGTCGCCGTCGCCCACACCCTCGACGAAAAGCCAAGCCTCCGCCACGATGTAACCAAGACCGATGCCGCACTCGCGCTCGTCGCCTCCGGAATCGGCGTGACCTTTCTCTCTGAACTCGCACTCGCGACCACCGCCCTCCCCGCCGAGGTCATCGCGATCGAACTTCAGCCCAAACTTCGTCGACGCATCTATGCGACCACCCTCGACGACACAGCCGACACCCCGAGCATTGCGGTCGCCCTACGGCTGCTCGCCATGCGTGAGGTGGCCCGGAAAACGAGCAGTGACCGCGCGGCACTATCACAGCACTCCCATCTTCAGCGCGCGAGATTCTCCTCACCACCATTCACTCATCCTGTGACCCTCACCGAAAGGCACGAACTGCGCATGAGAACTTCGAACACAACACTGGCCCGGGGAGCCCGGGCGTCAACGGTTGCCGTTGCCGCCTCCGCCCTACTACTCGCCGGCTGTGCCACCACGAGCACCAATACCGGCGACGGCAACATCGACACCATCACCGTTGCCCTGCCCGGATCGCTCTCCAGCCTCTATGTTGGCGCGGAGAGCGGCATCCTGAACTACTACATCGCCTCCATCACCCAGGAAGGCCTCGTGTCGTTGGATGCCGATGGTGCGCTCCAACCTGGCCTCGCAGAATCGTGGGAACAACCGGATGACCTGACCTACGTTTATGAGCTTCGTGACGATGCGATGTTCCAAGATGGCACCCCGGTGACCGCCGATGATGTCGTCTTCAGCTTGGAGCAGGCACGCGACGAAACCAGCTCACCCGGACTCTCCTACTACCTCGGAGGCGTAGACACCGTCGAAAAGACCGGCGACAGCGAAGTCACCGTCACCCTCACCGCCCCCGACTCTGCCTTCGCAAAGAACATGAGCACCGGTGGCGCAGCCTTCATCACGTCGCAGAAGTTCTGGGAAGAGAATAACGGCGAGGTCGGCACCAGCAGCTCTCTGCTACTCGGCTCGGGGCCCTACAAGGTCACCGAGTTCGTCCCCGACTCCCACGTGTACTTTGAACGCGTCGACACCTGGTGGGGCGAGCTTCCCACGGTGAAGAACATCGACGTGAAGTTCATCCCCGATGAGGGAACGCGACTTCTCGCGGCCCAATCTGGCGACATCGACATTGCCTTCAACGTGCCGCTTGCCCAGTCAACCCAGTGGGAAAACCTCGACAACATGCGCGTCGACTACGTCAACGACCTCTCGTACGTCGGCATGTACTTCAACACCACACTCGCCCCCTTCGATGACCCGAAGGTGCGCGAAGCATTCGCCCACAGCGTCGACCGCACCACCATCGTTGACAAACTGCTGCGCGGCCACGGAGAAGTAGCCACCGCCATCGCCACTCCAGAATCGCTCGGAAGTGTCTATAGCCCCGACGATGCCCGCGACCTGCTCGCGAGCATCCCGCAGTATGACTTCGACCTCGACGCGGCCGCGAAAGCGCTTGCGGCATCCGATCACCCGGATGGCTTCGAAACCGACATGCTGTTCCCCTCGACCGGACCCCAGCTCGGCTCTGCCGCGCAATCGCTCGCCGAGAACCTCTCCAAGATCGGCATCACCCTCAACGTGCGTGAAGTTCCTATCGAAGAGTGGCTTGCGAGCCTAGAACCCAACAGCAGCTACGGCGTAGGGCTGATGTGGTACTTCTCCACCCTCGGTGACCCCTCGGAGGTGTCGTCGTACATGCTCGGCGAGTTCAACATCTCAAACTACGAGAACCCAGAAGTGCTCTCACTGTTTGAACGTGTTGGTGCCGAGACCGACCCGGCGGCCCGCATCGACCTTCTCATTGAGGCGGAAGTTCTCCAGGCCGAAGACATCATCAACGTTCCGCTCTGGTGGGGACAATCAGCAACGGCATTCTCGAAGAACATCGAAATGAGCAACTACAGCTCATTCGCGTTCATCTCGTCGTGGCCCGCTACGCTCACCCCCGCTGGATAG
- a CDS encoding ABC transporter permease: MISTPIARASRARPLGRMLVVRVLGTLGILLVLSIVVFSMLHLAPGDIVKNLLGNRPSSPDAVAAIRAQYHLDQPLYMQYLIWLGNTLTGDFGQSIRLQDSVSNVIGARLGITASLSGLAFVLALVVAIPLGVQSAVRSGSWIDRFATGFGIVGLSAPTFAVGLLLLYVFAFYLPIFPVYGSGDGGLDTLWHLVLPAITLALGLGAIILKLTRTAMLRELESDYVTFGHARGLPDRQVHMIALRNAAIPIVTGASLVLTFLVGGTVLAETTFALPGLGTLLQGSVLFKDIAVVQALTLLVAVTIATIALLADLAYIFLDPRIRAKEGAQ; encoded by the coding sequence GTGATCTCAACCCCGATTGCACGCGCATCACGAGCACGGCCCCTCGGCCGCATGCTCGTGGTGCGTGTGCTCGGCACCCTCGGCATTCTGTTGGTGCTCTCCATTGTCGTATTCTCGATGCTGCACCTCGCCCCCGGCGATATCGTCAAGAACCTTCTCGGCAATCGACCATCATCACCGGATGCCGTAGCCGCGATTCGTGCGCAATATCATCTAGATCAGCCTCTCTACATGCAATACCTGATCTGGCTCGGCAACACCCTCACCGGTGACTTCGGTCAATCCATTCGTCTGCAGGATTCGGTATCGAATGTGATCGGCGCCCGCCTCGGTATCACCGCGTCGCTCAGCGGTCTTGCGTTTGTTCTCGCGCTTGTCGTCGCAATCCCGCTTGGTGTTCAGAGTGCTGTGCGTTCGGGCAGCTGGATCGACCGCTTCGCTACCGGCTTCGGCATCGTCGGGCTCAGCGCCCCCACCTTCGCCGTCGGCCTGCTCCTGCTCTACGTTTTCGCGTTCTACCTGCCAATCTTTCCGGTCTACGGCTCTGGGGATGGCGGACTCGACACTCTCTGGCACCTTGTGCTCCCCGCTATTACTTTGGCGCTTGGACTCGGGGCAATCATCCTCAAACTCACCCGCACGGCGATGCTGCGCGAACTCGAATCCGACTATGTAACCTTTGGTCACGCGCGCGGACTTCCCGATCGCCAAGTGCACATGATCGCCCTGCGCAACGCTGCCATCCCCATCGTCACCGGCGCCAGCCTCGTGCTGACCTTCCTCGTCGGCGGCACCGTGCTCGCCGAGACCACGTTCGCTTTGCCGGGCCTCGGCACCCTGCTGCAAGGCTCCGTGCTTTTCAAAGACATTGCCGTTGTGCAAGCACTCACCCTGCTCGTGGCGGTGACGATTGCAACAATCGCGCTGCTCGCCGACCTCGCCTACATCTTCCTCGATCCCCGCATCCGCGCTAAGGAGGGTGCACAGTGA